In the genome of Gemmatimonadota bacterium, one region contains:
- a CDS encoding ArsA family ATPase → MLAFADRPIVFVGGKGGVGKTTTASALALAFAESGKRTLLVSTDPAHNLGDLFDRTIGDPGTEIVPGLDALEIDPDDEVDHYLDSVRQNLRELVRPEMYKDIDSQIELTRMAPGAQEAALLERMSRILLESSESYDRIVFDTAPTGSTLRLLSLPEVMTAWMEGLLKRREKAESFRESLRGMTMDEEEGGGADPRAQRIRKILDARRNRFSRARRILQDASRCAFVLVVIPEKLAILEGYRAYQALTAAQIPVTGVIVNRVLPEGNLGEFLESRR, encoded by the coding sequence ATGCTCGCGTTCGCGGACCGGCCGATCGTTTTTGTCGGAGGAAAAGGTGGAGTCGGTAAGACGACCACGGCCTCCGCACTGGCACTGGCGTTCGCCGAATCGGGAAAACGCACTCTCCTCGTCTCCACCGACCCCGCGCACAATCTCGGCGACCTCTTCGACCGGACGATCGGGGACCCGGGGACGGAGATCGTGCCCGGCCTCGACGCACTCGAGATCGATCCGGACGACGAGGTGGACCACTACCTCGACTCCGTGCGCCAGAATCTCCGGGAGCTAGTGCGGCCGGAAATGTACAAGGATATCGACAGCCAGATCGAGCTCACGCGCATGGCCCCTGGCGCCCAGGAGGCCGCGCTCCTCGAACGCATGAGCCGGATCCTGCTCGAGTCGTCGGAATCGTACGATCGGATCGTCTTCGACACGGCGCCGACGGGCTCCACCCTTCGCCTCCTCTCCTTGCCGGAAGTCATGACGGCCTGGATGGAGGGACTTCTCAAGCGAAGGGAGAAGGCGGAGAGCTTTCGCGAGAGTCTGCGAGGAATGACGATGGACGAGGAGGAGGGAGGCGGCGCCGACCCCCGCGCGCAACGGATCCGCAAGATTCTGGACGCCCGCAGGAACCGGTTTTCGAGGGCTCGCCGAATCTTACAGGACGCGAGCCGCTGCGCCTTTGTCCTGGTCGTGATTCCGGAGAAGCTGGCGATCCTAGAAGGATACCGAGCTTATCAGGCTCTTACGGCGGCGCAGATTCCCGTCACCGGTGTCATCGTCAACCGAGTCCTTCCGGAGGGGAATCTCGGCGAATTCCTGGAGAGCCGGCG
- a CDS encoding cory-CC-star protein produces the protein MPDDDAKSRIKEIAELLREFYVAPYRSTLSRAARDEDDLFMLLVYSEVVGIPNPATYYMLEMLPILQERFHDWHRRMGMDHSPLSHIACC, from the coding sequence GTGCCGGATGACGACGCGAAGTCACGGATCAAGGAAATCGCCGAGCTCCTTCGCGAGTTCTACGTCGCACCTTACCGCAGCACTCTCTCCCGCGCGGCGAGGGACGAGGACGACCTCTTCATGCTCCTCGTTTATTCCGAGGTGGTGGGAATCCCGAATCCCGCCACCTATTACATGCTCGAGATGCTCCCCATCCTCCAGGAGAGGTTCCACGATTGGCACCGGCGCATGGGCATGGATCACTCGCCTCTCAGCCACATCGCCTGTTGCTGA
- a CDS encoding carbon starvation protein A, translated as MNAILLAAIGLGAFALGYRFYSKFIAEKLYRLSEDFVTPAHELEDGIDFVPTNRFVLWGHHFAAVAGAAPILGPAIAVIWGWLPAFLWVTLGTVFFAGIHDFGALWASVRHKGQSIGALTETIVGKRARNVFMIVIFLLLLMVNATFAIIIGELFVSTPSSVIPVWAVLPVAMAIGWGIYRKGLSLVWVTAIGVIVLYGTMFVGDAIPLELPAQILGYGPEEQWVMILFIYAAIASILPVWLLLQPRDYINGIQLFVGLAVLYTAVLIANPTIVAPAINPNPPAGTDPLIPLLFVTIACGAISGFHGLVASGTTSKQLNKETDARFVGYLGSTGEGILALASIIACTAGFATTADWTAFYSSGSIGGGMNGWVQGGGALVAQGLGLPAGFAGTLLAVMAILFAATTMDAGVRLQRYIVQEWGQIYGLKFLTGRYLSTLVVVLCCVGLAFGVGEGGGSGGRIIWPLFGTTNQLLGALTLLVLSTLLMKLGRPVIYTLAPLSFLLVMTIWALIFQLRKFYDQGNYFLVGVDLIILGAAIWVALEALGALARARKEGLDRKAAEVFDSGV; from the coding sequence ATGAACGCGATCTTGCTGGCCGCCATCGGTCTCGGCGCCTTCGCTCTCGGTTATCGGTTCTACTCGAAGTTCATCGCGGAGAAGCTGTACCGGCTCTCCGAGGACTTTGTGACGCCGGCGCACGAGCTCGAAGACGGCATAGACTTCGTCCCGACCAACCGGTTCGTGCTCTGGGGGCACCACTTCGCTGCCGTGGCCGGCGCCGCTCCCATTCTCGGACCCGCCATCGCCGTGATCTGGGGTTGGCTTCCGGCCTTCCTCTGGGTCACCCTCGGAACGGTCTTTTTCGCGGGGATCCACGATTTCGGAGCGCTCTGGGCGAGCGTGCGCCACAAGGGACAGTCCATCGGCGCCCTCACCGAGACGATCGTCGGAAAACGCGCCCGCAACGTCTTCATGATCGTGATCTTCCTCCTCCTCCTGATGGTGAACGCCACTTTCGCGATCATCATCGGGGAGCTTTTCGTCAGCACGCCGAGCAGCGTCATCCCGGTCTGGGCCGTGCTCCCCGTGGCCATGGCGATCGGATGGGGAATCTACAGGAAGGGTCTTTCGCTCGTGTGGGTCACCGCCATCGGCGTGATCGTTCTGTACGGGACGATGTTTGTGGGGGACGCGATTCCCCTCGAGCTTCCGGCCCAGATCCTCGGTTACGGACCCGAGGAACAATGGGTGATGATCCTCTTCATCTACGCGGCCATCGCATCGATTCTCCCGGTCTGGCTCCTCCTGCAACCGAGGGACTACATCAACGGGATTCAGCTCTTTGTCGGCCTCGCCGTGCTGTACACCGCCGTCCTCATCGCGAATCCGACCATCGTCGCACCCGCCATCAACCCGAACCCGCCGGCGGGTACCGACCCCCTGATCCCTCTCCTCTTCGTGACGATCGCCTGCGGGGCCATCTCCGGATTCCACGGTCTCGTCGCTTCGGGCACGACGTCCAAGCAGCTAAACAAGGAGACGGATGCCCGCTTCGTGGGATATCTCGGCTCCACCGGCGAGGGGATCCTGGCGCTCGCCTCGATCATCGCGTGCACAGCGGGATTCGCCACGACGGCGGACTGGACGGCGTTTTATTCGTCCGGCTCCATCGGCGGCGGCATGAACGGCTGGGTGCAGGGCGGCGGCGCCCTCGTGGCCCAAGGACTCGGGCTGCCCGCGGGCTTCGCGGGAACGCTCCTCGCGGTCATGGCCATCCTCTTCGCCGCCACGACGATGGATGCGGGAGTGCGACTCCAGCGCTATATCGTGCAGGAGTGGGGCCAGATCTACGGCCTCAAGTTTCTCACCGGGCGCTACCTCTCGACACTCGTCGTCGTACTCTGCTGCGTGGGGCTCGCGTTCGGGGTCGGAGAAGGTGGCGGTTCCGGCGGTCGCATCATCTGGCCACTCTTTGGAACGACCAATCAGCTGCTCGGGGCCCTGACCCTTCTCGTGCTCTCGACGCTTCTCATGAAGCTGGGCCGGCCGGTCATCTATACCCTCGCCCCCCTCTCCTTCCTCCTCGTTATGACGATCTGGGCCCTCATCTTCCAGCTCAGAAAGTTTTACGACCAGGGCAATTATTTCCTCGTCGGGGTAGACCTGATCATCCTGGGCGCTGCGATCTGGGTCGCACTCGAGGCGCTGGGCGCCCTTGCCCGGGCGCGTAAGGAAGGGCTGGACCGGAAGGCGGCCGAAGTCTTCGATTCCGGAGTTTGA
- the thrC gene encoding threonine synthase, translated as MIAPPTADDPTVMRLVSTRPPFEEVSLRHAVLEDPSPSGALYLPVSLPRLSSRERDALVGLPFPEVAERIALLLLEPMLGSDVVREIVRGAFDFPVPVVPVGERTWILELFHGPTGSFKDFGARFLARLLPHLRKVDEGPVLILVATSGDTGGAVAEAVRGLEGVKAVVLFPRNRISDVQRRQIQAPASSGSVIPVEVEGSFDDCQRMVKEVLADPGKGFPGTLTSANSVNVGRLIPQSFYYAYGWASLPDAERENLVVSVPSGNLGNLTAGIIAESIGIPISHFVAASNANDAMRRYLEAGRLPEGPSLETLSSAMDVARPSNLERILTIYERDIPALRERITPTRHDDAEVLEAMGRVHQERNYLMDPHTAVGYLGLEEVRQGRGAVPGLILSTADPAKFPETVLRATGQAPPARGDWEGEGTSSEAIAAIRKGEEATVRLGPDPDQLRTLVRNAANAIA; from the coding sequence ATGATCGCGCCGCCGACAGCTGACGACCCGACGGTGATGCGACTCGTTTCGACCCGGCCGCCCTTCGAGGAAGTCTCGCTCCGCCACGCGGTGCTCGAAGACCCTTCCCCGAGTGGGGCGCTCTACCTTCCCGTATCCCTTCCTCGGCTGTCGTCGCGCGAGCGCGACGCGCTGGTCGGCCTTCCCTTCCCCGAAGTCGCGGAGCGGATTGCCCTCCTCCTCCTCGAGCCGATGCTGGGGAGCGATGTGGTTCGGGAGATCGTGCGCGGCGCCTTCGACTTCCCCGTTCCCGTGGTTCCCGTGGGAGAGCGCACCTGGATCCTCGAGCTCTTCCACGGCCCGACCGGGTCGTTCAAGGACTTCGGGGCCCGCTTTCTCGCCCGACTCCTCCCGCACCTGCGGAAGGTGGACGAGGGTCCGGTATTGATCCTCGTGGCGACTTCCGGAGACACCGGCGGAGCCGTCGCCGAGGCCGTCCGAGGCCTCGAGGGCGTGAAGGCGGTCGTCCTTTTTCCCCGGAATCGCATCAGCGACGTCCAGCGCCGCCAGATCCAGGCCCCCGCGAGCTCCGGCTCGGTGATCCCGGTCGAAGTGGAGGGTTCCTTCGACGATTGCCAGAGGATGGTCAAGGAAGTCCTCGCGGATCCGGGGAAGGGATTCCCGGGAACGCTCACATCCGCGAACTCCGTGAACGTGGGACGCCTGATCCCTCAGTCCTTTTATTACGCGTACGGGTGGGCATCTCTCCCCGACGCGGAACGCGAAAATCTGGTCGTGAGCGTTCCCTCGGGGAATCTCGGCAACCTCACCGCCGGAATCATCGCGGAGTCGATCGGGATCCCGATCTCGCACTTCGTGGCCGCGAGCAACGCGAACGACGCGATGCGGCGTTACCTCGAGGCCGGCCGCCTCCCGGAAGGGCCTTCCCTCGAAACGCTGTCGAGCGCCATGGATGTGGCGCGCCCGAGCAACCTCGAGCGGATCCTCACGATTTACGAGCGGGACATCCCCGCGCTCCGTGAGCGGATCACTCCGACCCGGCACGACGACGCGGAGGTCCTCGAGGCGATGGGTCGGGTCCACCAGGAGCGGAATTACCTCATGGATCCCCACACCGCCGTGGGATACCTCGGGCTGGAGGAAGTACGCCAGGGGCGCGGCGCCGTACCGGGACTCATCCTCTCTACGGCCGATCCCGCCAAGTTCCCCGAAACCGTGTTGCGGGCCACCGGCCAGGCGCCCCCCGCGCGCGGCGATTGGGAGGGGGAAGGCACCTCTTCCGAAGCAATCGCGGCGATCCGCAAAGGGGAAGAGGCCACCGTCCGGCTCGGTCCGGATCCCGACCAACTCCGCACCCTCGTCAGGAACGCTGCGAACGCTATTGCCTGA
- a CDS encoding homoserine kinase: MPPEREVAAFAPATVGNVICGFDTFGLALESPGDLVRARLSASPGVRITRIEGDGGRLPTEADKNSATVAIQALLQATGRKEGIEIVLEKGLPLSGGMGGSAASSVAGVFAADALLDTRSSPETLLECALAGEGMAAGGAHLDNIAPALLGGLLLVRPSRVRPVVRLPIPHGLSVALLHPNVEMSTREGRVAIGSAVPLSAAVIQWGNTSAFVQGLHSGDWELVADSLEDRIAEPHRAHRIPGFAAVRAAALRAGAVGCGISGAGPSIMSLCRTPESAERVGAAMREAFAKASDVEARLFLSPVSPRGARIVHDRAADS; encoded by the coding sequence ATGCCACCTGAGCGGGAGGTCGCGGCCTTCGCTCCGGCCACCGTCGGAAACGTCATCTGCGGCTTCGACACTTTCGGGCTCGCGCTCGAATCCCCGGGTGACCTCGTGCGCGCCCGGCTCAGCGCATCCCCGGGAGTGAGGATCACCAGGATCGAGGGAGATGGAGGCCGCCTTCCCACCGAGGCCGACAAGAACTCTGCCACCGTCGCCATCCAGGCGCTCCTTCAGGCGACCGGACGCAAAGAGGGAATCGAGATCGTTCTGGAGAAGGGCCTTCCCCTCTCCGGCGGGATGGGGGGAAGCGCTGCGAGCTCGGTGGCCGGCGTCTTCGCAGCGGACGCGCTCCTCGACACCCGTTCGTCACCGGAGACTCTTCTCGAGTGTGCCTTGGCTGGAGAAGGGATGGCGGCGGGCGGCGCGCACCTCGACAACATCGCCCCTGCCCTCCTCGGCGGCCTACTTCTGGTCCGCCCTTCGCGTGTCCGGCCGGTCGTCAGGCTTCCCATTCCTCACGGCCTCTCGGTCGCGCTCCTCCATCCCAACGTCGAGATGAGCACCCGCGAAGGGCGCGTAGCGATCGGAAGCGCGGTTCCGCTGAGCGCGGCGGTCATCCAGTGGGGGAACACGTCCGCGTTCGTGCAGGGGCTGCACAGCGGAGACTGGGAACTCGTCGCCGACTCCCTCGAGGATCGAATCGCGGAGCCGCACCGGGCGCACCGGATCCCCGGATTCGCCGCGGTGCGGGCAGCGGCGCTCCGGGCGGGTGCCGTCGGATGCGGAATCTCGGGGGCGGGCCCTTCGATCATGTCCCTCTGCCGCACTCCCGAAAGCGCCGAACGCGTCGGCGCGGCGATGCGCGAAGCCTTCGCGAAGGCTTCGGATGTTGAAGCGCGGCTCTTCCTCTCTCCAGTCTCGCCGCGCGGTGCCCGCATCGTCCATGATCGCGCCGCCGACAGCTGA
- the thrA gene encoding bifunctional aspartate kinase/homoserine dehydrogenase I, which produces MKQEAPPKPIHPPEGSPARAPVPTGGRGVRVLKFGGSSVADADRIRAVAGLVEEARKEVTPIVVVSAVGGTTNELDAAADLAGRGNGGYEDRLRKLEERHLGILKGVALPEELAALQKTIREAFEELRKLARGAQLLGECSPRTRDRMLSFGEILSSILVAAALRARGTPSRSVDARQLIRTDARFGSARVDLDASNALIRAHLPGSVGVPVVTGFIGATPEGETTTLGRGASDYTATLLGSALAAEGIEIWTDVDGVLTADPRSVPDATPVREIGYEELLELAHFGAKVMCAPAVEPARKAGIPLRIRSTLDPTLPGTLVVGRLPADPYRPVRGMSAIRDVALIRLEGVEQVGVVEACERLFRALGQAEVDSLLFTQDSSAHTVSFAVARSRLSKALAAIQAEFRRERVAGLLRDPFVEERCSILAIVGEGMRDTPGIAGRLFSTLGAAKVNVHAVAQGSSERNISWVVAAEQEGPALRAVHRAFFAPPGEPHPVRIVVLGVGSVGGALLEQLRDHGKEALAPHGLLPVLVGISQSGRAVVDLEGLDPGRWRELLAEGKHTSKNVVESVVTGDPLVIVDCTASADVASRYQEFLRSGAAVVTANKIALSRSIEEYRAIFRAAAGGGGIHYETTVGAGLPIIRTVAEQRRSGDRIEVMEGVLSGTLTFLFDEVARGRPFSEAVKEAKERGISEPDPREDLGLMDVLRKLVILARTAGWELEPEDVRVEPILPAELLAAESVEAFMAGLPALDAEIAERSRAATEKGCRLATVGRVDANGAEIRMVEVPLDRPAARIRGTENVLEIRSMRYSRHPMLIQGPGAGPNVTAAGLMSDLLAASERVTHGLRKPVDAT; this is translated from the coding sequence GTGAAACAGGAAGCCCCGCCGAAGCCGATCCATCCCCCCGAGGGATCGCCGGCGCGCGCGCCCGTGCCCACGGGAGGCCGCGGCGTCCGGGTCCTCAAATTCGGCGGAAGCTCGGTCGCCGACGCGGATCGGATTCGCGCCGTGGCGGGGCTGGTGGAAGAAGCGCGGAAGGAGGTGACCCCGATCGTCGTGGTCTCAGCGGTGGGGGGGACGACAAACGAGCTCGACGCCGCCGCCGATCTCGCGGGACGGGGAAACGGGGGTTACGAAGACCGCCTGCGGAAGCTCGAGGAGCGCCACCTGGGCATCCTGAAAGGGGTCGCCCTACCGGAGGAGCTCGCCGCGCTCCAAAAGACGATCAGGGAAGCCTTCGAGGAACTCCGGAAGCTAGCTCGGGGCGCGCAGCTCCTCGGGGAGTGCAGTCCGCGGACCCGGGACCGGATGCTCTCCTTCGGCGAGATCCTCTCCTCGATCCTGGTCGCGGCGGCTTTGCGAGCGCGCGGTACGCCCTCCCGTTCGGTGGACGCGCGCCAACTCATCCGCACCGACGCCCGGTTCGGCTCCGCCCGCGTAGACCTCGATGCTTCGAACGCATTGATCCGCGCACACCTACCCGGTTCGGTGGGAGTGCCCGTCGTGACCGGCTTCATCGGGGCGACCCCCGAGGGCGAAACAACCACGCTCGGCCGCGGCGCTTCGGATTACACCGCGACCCTTCTCGGCTCCGCCCTCGCCGCGGAAGGAATCGAGATCTGGACCGATGTGGACGGCGTGCTCACGGCCGACCCGCGGAGCGTGCCGGACGCCACCCCCGTCCGCGAGATCGGTTACGAAGAGTTGCTCGAGCTGGCCCACTTCGGGGCCAAAGTCATGTGCGCACCCGCCGTCGAACCCGCTCGAAAGGCGGGGATCCCGCTCCGCATTCGGAGCACGCTGGATCCCACCCTCCCCGGTACGCTCGTGGTGGGCCGCCTCCCGGCCGACCCGTACCGACCGGTCCGGGGAATGTCCGCGATTCGCGACGTGGCGCTGATCCGGCTGGAGGGGGTCGAACAGGTGGGAGTCGTCGAAGCGTGCGAGCGGCTCTTCCGGGCGCTGGGCCAGGCGGAGGTGGATTCCCTCCTCTTCACCCAGGATTCGAGCGCACACACCGTTTCGTTCGCCGTTGCCCGGAGCCGCCTCTCGAAGGCCCTGGCCGCGATCCAGGCGGAGTTCCGACGCGAGCGGGTCGCGGGGCTCCTCCGCGACCCCTTCGTCGAGGAGCGTTGTTCGATCCTGGCGATCGTGGGAGAGGGAATGCGCGACACGCCGGGGATCGCCGGAAGGCTCTTTTCGACCCTCGGGGCGGCCAAGGTCAACGTGCATGCCGTCGCGCAGGGCTCTTCGGAACGGAACATCTCCTGGGTGGTCGCCGCGGAACAGGAAGGACCCGCGCTCCGCGCCGTGCATCGCGCCTTTTTCGCCCCCCCCGGGGAGCCGCACCCGGTGCGAATCGTCGTTCTGGGCGTGGGGAGCGTCGGAGGGGCGCTGCTCGAACAGCTGCGGGACCACGGAAAGGAGGCGCTCGCTCCCCACGGCCTTCTTCCGGTCCTCGTCGGCATCTCGCAGAGCGGGCGGGCGGTGGTGGACCTCGAAGGACTCGATCCGGGGCGCTGGCGCGAGCTCCTCGCCGAAGGGAAACACACGTCGAAAAACGTGGTCGAGTCGGTCGTGACCGGCGATCCCCTCGTGATCGTGGACTGTACCGCCAGCGCGGATGTCGCGAGCCGGTATCAGGAGTTTCTCCGCTCCGGCGCCGCGGTCGTGACCGCGAATAAGATCGCGCTCTCCCGCTCGATCGAAGAGTACCGCGCGATTTTCCGCGCCGCCGCGGGGGGTGGAGGGATCCATTACGAAACGACGGTGGGCGCGGGCCTCCCGATCATACGCACCGTCGCCGAACAGCGGCGAAGCGGAGACCGCATCGAGGTCATGGAGGGCGTCCTCTCCGGCACGCTCACCTTCCTCTTCGATGAGGTGGCCCGCGGCCGGCCCTTCAGCGAGGCGGTGAAAGAGGCCAAGGAGCGCGGGATCTCCGAACCCGATCCCAGGGAAGACTTGGGGCTCATGGACGTGCTCCGAAAGCTCGTGATTCTGGCGAGGACCGCCGGCTGGGAGCTCGAACCGGAAGACGTCCGCGTCGAGCCGATCCTGCCCGCGGAGCTCCTCGCGGCGGAGTCGGTCGAGGCCTTCATGGCGGGGCTCCCCGCGCTCGATGCCGAAATCGCCGAACGCAGCCGCGCGGCCACGGAAAAAGGATGCCGCCTCGCGACCGTGGGGCGAGTGGACGCGAACGGCGCGGAAATCCGCATGGTCGAGGTCCCCCTCGACCGGCCGGCCGCGCGGATTCGCGGAACGGAAAACGTCCTCGAGATCCGATCCATGCGTTACTCGCGCCACCCCATGCTCATTCAGGGTCCGGGCGCGGGACCGAACGTCACGGCCGCTGGGCTCATGTCGGATCTCCTGGCCGCTTCCGAACGTGTGACCCACGGCCTCCGGAAGCCCGTTGATGCCACCTGA
- a CDS encoding rhomboid family intramembrane serine protease: MTPWVRRLLFTNVAVFVVAPPPFGLLGLLPPAIIEATWLVPALVPLRPWTVLTYQFLHAGALHLLFNMIGLFFFGPHLEARIGSRHFLGLYLVSGVFGAILSVVTPSAAIVGASGAVFGVFLGFARYWPNERVYIWGILPVPARILVIGLAVMSIWGGMGVGGGGMGIAHFAHLGGFVGGWLYLVLLERNSPARRFRAQVEAATPVKPGGKDLSRWESVDRQGLHPLNREEFERLLEKARHLGSPSLTAQERAFMERFT, translated from the coding sequence ATGACCCCTTGGGTTCGCAGGCTCCTCTTCACGAATGTTGCCGTGTTTGTGGTGGCACCACCCCCGTTCGGCCTCCTTGGGCTCCTCCCCCCGGCGATCATCGAGGCGACCTGGCTCGTCCCCGCCCTCGTGCCGCTTCGGCCCTGGACGGTTCTGACCTACCAATTCCTCCACGCCGGCGCTCTCCACCTACTCTTCAACATGATCGGTCTCTTTTTCTTCGGCCCCCATCTGGAGGCGAGGATTGGAAGCCGCCACTTCCTTGGGCTCTACCTCGTGAGCGGGGTCTTCGGGGCAATCCTCTCGGTCGTGACGCCCAGCGCGGCGATCGTGGGGGCCTCCGGGGCGGTGTTCGGCGTATTCCTCGGATTCGCGAGGTACTGGCCCAACGAGCGTGTCTACATCTGGGGGATTCTTCCGGTCCCAGCCCGCATCCTCGTGATCGGGCTCGCGGTCATGTCCATCTGGGGCGGGATGGGGGTGGGCGGGGGGGGGATGGGAATCGCCCACTTCGCGCACCTCGGTGGATTCGTGGGCGGATGGCTCTACCTCGTCCTTCTCGAGCGGAACTCGCCCGCCCGCCGCTTCCGGGCGCAGGTAGAGGCGGCGACGCCGGTGAAGCCGGGCGGAAAGGATCTGAGCCGTTGGGAGTCGGTGGACCGGCAGGGGCTCCATCCGCTCAACCGGGAGGAGTTCGAGCGTCTTCTCGAAAAGGCCCGGCACCTGGGGTCTCCGTCGCTCACGGCTCAGGAGCGCGCCTTCATGGAGCGCTTCACGTAG
- a CDS encoding AI-2E family transporter, with protein sequence MAEKRKGQGSGQSDWGPGARFLVVLGGAVVVIAGLRAGRPILLPSAVALFLAILSLPIMLWLQRRHVPAPIAILLAVLVEVAIFGGIILIASQSVADFQGRLPSYAERFQVLLDEWIAALQARGLPAAEYFSGEFFSTENVMAFVQGALSQVANFVSNTFLVFLILVFMLAEASIFPKKFRAVFDEGEHDLGRFSKITSEVLDYLAIKTMVSLATGLCIGLWAWVMGLDFPIILGLLGFLLNYVPTIGSIIAAVPAVLLALLQGSGPGATVLVMLGYVVINVIFGNLLEPNLQGRRLGLSTLVVILSLMFWAWAWGPVGALLAVPLTMVVKIMLENTEDLRWVAVLLDREAPTQPSSGPARIDRDEEV encoded by the coding sequence ATGGCCGAGAAGCGGAAGGGACAGGGTTCGGGGCAGAGCGATTGGGGGCCGGGCGCCCGCTTCCTCGTCGTGCTCGGAGGGGCCGTCGTCGTCATCGCGGGTCTCCGCGCCGGAAGGCCGATTCTCCTCCCCTCCGCTGTGGCGCTATTCCTGGCCATTCTGTCTCTCCCGATCATGCTCTGGCTCCAGCGCCGGCACGTTCCCGCTCCTATCGCGATTCTCCTCGCCGTGCTCGTCGAGGTCGCGATCTTCGGCGGGATCATCCTCATCGCGAGCCAGTCCGTCGCCGACTTCCAGGGACGCCTCCCGAGTTACGCGGAGCGGTTTCAGGTCCTGCTGGACGAATGGATTGCGGCTCTCCAGGCGCGCGGGCTCCCCGCCGCCGAATATTTCTCCGGTGAGTTTTTCAGCACGGAGAATGTGATGGCGTTCGTCCAGGGTGCGCTGTCGCAGGTGGCCAACTTCGTCTCGAACACCTTCCTCGTATTCCTCATCCTGGTTTTCATGCTCGCCGAAGCTTCCATCTTTCCGAAAAAATTTCGAGCGGTCTTCGATGAAGGGGAGCACGACCTGGGCCGCTTTTCGAAGATCACGAGCGAGGTGCTCGACTATTTGGCGATCAAGACGATGGTCAGCCTCGCTACGGGGCTCTGCATCGGGCTATGGGCCTGGGTCATGGGACTCGACTTTCCCATCATTCTGGGGTTGCTCGGCTTCCTCCTGAACTACGTTCCGACCATCGGTTCGATCATCGCCGCCGTGCCGGCGGTCCTTCTAGCCCTTCTGCAGGGAAGCGGGCCCGGAGCCACCGTGCTCGTCATGCTGGGATACGTCGTGATCAACGTGATCTTCGGGAATCTCTTGGAGCCGAACCTTCAGGGCCGCCGTCTGGGCCTTTCGACGCTTGTCGTGATCCTCTCCCTCATGTTCTGGGCGTGGGCGTGGGGACCGGTCGGCGCGCTTCTCGCGGTCCCGCTGACCATGGTCGTGAAGATCATGTTGGAGAATACGGAGGACCTCCGCTGGGTCGCGGTGCTCCTGGACCGGGAGGCTCCAACTCAACCCAGTTCAGGTCCAGCGCGCATCGACCGGGACGAAGAAGTGTGA
- a CDS encoding ABC transporter ATPase — protein sequence MNRPLASTEEERFLHEVDAFLANWKAHGSSLAAARDWRYGRFLLVGVDERIAPPSGCSIDALVGILRGLEGELGIEILGGGAIWYRDEAHDGFPTRVSREVFEKLAESGEISGDTMVFDLSLTRVGEAREGKWERPAREGWHRRYLR from the coding sequence GTGAACCGTCCACTCGCATCAACCGAAGAGGAACGGTTCCTGCACGAAGTCGACGCTTTCCTCGCGAACTGGAAGGCGCACGGCTCCAGCCTCGCGGCCGCGCGTGATTGGCGTTACGGCCGGTTTCTCCTCGTGGGCGTGGACGAGAGGATCGCTCCACCCTCGGGGTGCTCGATCGATGCGCTGGTCGGGATTCTCCGTGGGCTCGAGGGCGAGCTCGGCATCGAGATCCTCGGCGGGGGGGCCATCTGGTACCGTGACGAGGCGCACGACGGCTTTCCCACGCGCGTTTCGCGGGAAGTCTTCGAGAAACTGGCCGAGAGCGGAGAGATTTCCGGGGATACGATGGTCTTCGACCTTTCTCTCACCCGGGTCGGGGAGGCGAGGGAAGGGAAGTGGGAAAGGCCGGCTCGAGAGGGCTGGCACCGGCGTTACCTCCGGTAG
- a CDS encoding RyR domain-containing protein, with product MAGSVKEGPDPITTEGVKLPPPLLALTERLARQIHDLWAARRLGEGWRYGPSRDDSAKTHPGLVSYEDLSESEKEYDRQTALEALRTIVALGYRIVPPEED from the coding sequence GTGGCCGGTTCGGTGAAGGAGGGGCCCGATCCGATCACGACGGAGGGGGTGAAGCTCCCACCCCCCCTCCTCGCTCTCACCGAGCGGCTCGCCCGCCAGATCCACGACCTTTGGGCAGCGCGACGGTTGGGTGAGGGGTGGCGGTACGGTCCAAGCCGGGACGACTCCGCGAAGACCCACCCCGGACTGGTGTCCTACGAAGACCTCTCGGAGTCCGAAAAGGAGTACGACCGACAGACCGCGCTGGAGGCGCTCCGCACCATCGTGGCGCTCGGCTACCGAATCGTTCCGCCCGAGGAGGACTGA